A region from the Benincasa hispida cultivar B227 chromosome 10, ASM972705v1, whole genome shotgun sequence genome encodes:
- the LOC120089230 gene encoding LOW QUALITY PROTEIN: probable amidase At4g34880 (The sequence of the model RefSeq protein was modified relative to this genomic sequence to represent the inferred CDS: deleted 2 bases in 1 codon) codes for MKEFQLPLPALISLLIVVGSGAISQINAHDFTIEEATIEEIQRAFADERLTSRMLVDFYLKQIEALTPMLRSVVEVNPEARDEADEADRRWREANVNWLPVGGLDGVPVLVKDTIVTKDKMNTTAGSYALVGSVVARDAGVVEKLRKAGAVILGKASLSEWYSFRALGVPNGWCARAGQGVNPYVASGETCGSSSGSAISVAANMVAVSLGTETHGSILCPSDHNSVVGFKPTVGLTTRAGVIPIMSRHDTVGPIARTVSDAVYVLDAIVGFDSRDAEATSQGSKFIPQGGYKQFLNPNGSSGKRIGVVRNPFADKFHSMQAFENHLHTLRQKGAVIVDHLEIADIDIILSSKRSGELTVMLAEFKLLLNDYLKELIGSPVRSLADVIAFNNKHAELEKIKEYGQATFIQSKKTNGFGKKEKKAIETMANLSRNGFEKLMRENELDAIVTLGSGCVSVLAIGGYPGITVPAGYGKDDGLPFGICFGGLKGTEPKLIEIAYAFEQATMMRRPPFHNSMDYQISHSGF; via the exons ATGAAGGAATTTCAACTGCCTCTACCTGCATTAATCTCACTGTTGATCGTCGTCGGAAGCGGCGCAATCAGCCAAATCAATGCACATGATTTCACAATTGAAGAAGCAACAATCGAGGAAATCCAGAGAGCTTTTGCCGATGAAAGGCTCACATCGAGAATGCTAGTCGATTTCTACTTGAAACAAATCGAAGCCCTAACTCCGATGCTTAGGAGTGTGGTGGAGGTGAATCCGGAGGCGAGGGATGAGGCGGACGAGGCGGACCGGCGATGGAGAGAGGCGAATGTGAACTGGTTGCCGGTCGGAGGCCTCGACGGCGTCCCGGTGCTGGTGAAGGACACTATAGTGACGAAGGACAAGATGAATACGACGGCTGGATCGTACGCATTGGTGGGATCGGTGGTGGCTCGGGACGCCGGCGTTGTTGAGAAGCTGAGAAAAGCTGGGGCAGTGATTTTGGGGAAAGCGAGTCTCAGCGAGTGGTACTCGTTCCGGGCTTTGGGC GTGCCCAATGGGTGGTGCGCACGTGCCGGTCAAGGAGTG AATCCTTATGTGGCATCCGGTGAGACCTGCGGGTCAAGTAGTGGCTCTGCCATTTCTGTTGCTGCTAACATGGTGGCTGTCTCACTCGGCACTGAAACTCATGGCTCCATCCTCTGTCCCTCCGATCACAACTCCGTCGTAGGATTCAAACCAACCGTCGGCCTCACTACTCGAGCCGGGGTCATTCCCATCATGTCTCGCCACGACACCGTTGG GCCTATAGCCAGGACAGTGTCGGATGCAGTTTATGTGCTTGATGCGATCGTTGGTTTTGATTCAAGAGATGCTGAGGCCACAAGCCAAGGCTCCAAGTTTATACCTCAAGGTGGatataaacaatttttaaatcCTAATGGGTCCTCTGGAAAAAGAATTGGAGTTGTTAGAAACCCATTTGCTGATAAGTTCCATTCAATGCAAGCTTTTGAAAATCACCTTCATACCTTAAG GCAAAAAGGTGCTGTAATAGTGGATCATCTTGAAATTGCTGACATAGATATAATTTTGAGTTCCAAAAGGAGTGGTGAACTAACAGTTATGTTAGCTGAATTCAAGCTGTTGCTAAATGATTATTTGAAAGAGCTCATCGGTTCTCCAGTCAGATCACTCGCAGATGTTATTGCCTTCAACAATAAGCACGCTGAATTG GAGAAAATCAAAGAATATGGACAAGCCACTTTCATTCAATCAAAGAAAACAAATGGGTTtgggaagaaagaaaagaaggcaATTGAAACGATGGCGAATCTATCCCGAAATGGATTCGAGAAGTTAATGAGAGAAAATGAGCTGGACGCGATCGTTACACTGGGATCTGGCTGCGTTTCGGTGCTGGCGATCGGAGGATACCCTGGAATTACCGTCCCTGCAGGATATGGTAAAGACGATGGTCTGCCATTTGGGATTTGTTTTGGAGGCTTGAAGGGCACAGAGCCAAAGCTGATTGAGATTGCTTATGCTTTTGAGCAAGCCACTATGATGCGAAGGCCTCCATTTCATAATTCAATGGATTATCAAATTTCACATAGCGGCTTTTGA